The Gammaproteobacteria bacterium genome includes the window AGAACGCGCTCGAAGCTGGAAAGTCTACGGACTGGTCAGCCCTCCACGGCTTCCTCTTCGGCACGCAGTCGCTTTGCGACCTCGAGTGCACGGCCCCGGTCGTCGCCTTCGGTGAGTTTGGCCCTGTCGGTGAGCAGCGTCACGTTGTTGTCCACGATCTGCAAGAAGCCGCCGTGCATACCGACAGTCACCTTCTCATCTCCCGCCTCGACGACGACGACCCCGGTGGCCAGCGCCGCCATCAGCGGCTCGTGATCGGTGAGCACACCAATCTCGCCTTCGACGGTCTTTGCGACGAGAAAATCGGCGTCACCAGACCAGACGACGGCCTCGGGAGCAACGATGTCGACGTGGAAACTCATCAGACGGTCGCCTCGAACTCCTTGGCTTTGGCTTGGACTTCCTCCACGCCGCCGACCATGTAGAACGCCTGCTCGGGCAGG containing:
- a CDS encoding F0F1 ATP synthase subunit epsilon codes for the protein MSFHVDIVAPEAVVWSGDADFLVAKTVEGEIGVLTDHEPLMAALATGVVVVEAGDEKVTVGMHGGFLQIVDNNVTLLTDRAKLTEGDDRGRALEVAKRLRAEEEAVEG